A DNA window from Pogona vitticeps strain Pit_001003342236 chromosome 2, PviZW2.1, whole genome shotgun sequence contains the following coding sequences:
- the C9orf72 gene encoding guanine nucleotide exchange factor C9orf72 homolog isoform X3, whose translation MVSDLYNVTAEVAMSALCPPPSPAVAKTEIALSGESPLLAATFAYWDNILGPRVRHIWAPKTEQQLLSDGEITFLANHTLNGEILRNAESGAIDVKFFVLAEKGVIIVSLIFDGNWNGDRSTYGLSIILPQSELSFYLPLHRVCVDRLTHIIRKGRIWMHKERQEQYQKAVMEGTERMEDQGQSIIPMLTSEVIPVMELLSSMKSHSVPEEVDIRDTVLSDDDIGDSCHEGFLLKAISSHLQTCGCSVVVGSSAEKVNKDVTGSFVLPFRQVMYAPYPTTHIDVDVNTVKQMPPCHEHIYNQRRYMRSELTAFWRATSDEDVAQDTIIHTDESFTPDLNVFQDVLHQDTLVKAFLDQVFHLKPGLSLRSVFLAQFLLVLHRKALTLIKYIEDDTQKGKKPFKSLRNLKIDLDLTAEGDLNIIMALAEKLKPGLHSFLFGQPFYTSVQEHDVLMAF comes from the exons ATG GTTTCAGACCTCTATAATGTGACAGCTGAGGTTGCCATGTCTGCTCTgtgtcctcctccttctcctgcagtTGCTAAGACAGAGATTGCATTGAGTGGAGAGTCACCCTTACTGGCTGCTACCTTTGCATACTGGGACAATATCCTTGGTCCTAGGGTGAGACACATATGGGCCCCCAAAACTGAGCAGCAGCTTCTCAGTGATGGCGAGATAACGTTTCTTGCAAACCATACGCTGAATGGAGAAATCCTTCGCAATGCTGAAAGTGGTGCAATTGATGTgaagttttttgttttggctgagaAAGGCGTCATTATCGTCTCCTTAATTTTTGACGGGAACTGGAATGGGGACAGAAGTACATATGGACTATCAATAATACTTCCACAAAGTGAACTTAGTTTCTACCTCCCCCTTCATAGAGTATGTGTTGACAGACTGACACATATTATAAGAAAAGGAAGGATATGGATGCATAAG GAAAGGCAAGAACAATACCAGAAGGCTGTAATGGAAGGCACAGAGAGAATGGAAGATCAG GGACAGAGCATAATTCCAATGCTGACGAGTGAAGTTATTCCAGTAATGGAACTCCTTTCATCTATGAAATCACACAGTGTTCCAGAAGAAGTAGAT ATAAGAGATACAGTGCTTAGTGATGATGACATTGGAGACAGCTGCCATGAAGGTTTCTTGCTTAA AGCCATCAGTTCACACTTGCAGACCTGTGGCTGTTCAGTGGTTGTAGGAAGCAGCGCAGAAAAGGTCAATAAG GATGTGACCGGAAGCTTTGTGTTGCCTTTCCGTCAAGTAATGTATGCTCCATATCCTACCACACACATAGATGTGGATGTCAACACAGTAAAACAGATGCCTCCGTGTCATGAACATATCTATAACCAGCGACGATACATGAGATCTGAACTAACAGCATTTTGGAGAGCTACTTCCGATGAAGATGTGGCCCAGGATACCATTATCCACACAGATGAAAGCTTCACTCCTGACTT GAATGTTTTCCAAGATGTTCTGCACCAAGATACTCTGGTAAAAGCCTTCCTCGATCAG GTATTTCATTTGAAACCTGGATTGTCTCTGAGGAGTGTATTCCTTGCCCAGTTCCTCTTAGTCCTTCACAGAAAAGCCTTAACTCTCATCAAGTACATAGAAGATGATAC GCAGAAAGGTAAAAAGCCTTTTAAATCTCTCCGGAACTTGAAGATTGATCTGGATTTAACAGCAGAGGGCGATCTTAACATAATAATGGCTTTAGCTGAGAAGCTCAAACCTGGTTTACATTCGTTTCTCTTTGGCCAACCTTTCTACACTAGTGTGCAAGAACATGATGTCCTAATGGCATTTTAA
- the C9orf72 gene encoding guanine nucleotide exchange factor C9orf72 homolog isoform X4 — protein sequence MSALCPPPSPAVAKTEIALSGESPLLAATFAYWDNILGPRVRHIWAPKTEQQLLSDGEITFLANHTLNGEILRNAESGAIDVKFFVLAEKGVIIVSLIFDGNWNGDRSTYGLSIILPQSELSFYLPLHRVCVDRLTHIIRKGRIWMHKERQEQYQKAVMEGTERMEDQGQSIIPMLTSEVIPVMELLSSMKSHSVPEEVDIRDTVLSDDDIGDSCHEGFLLKAISSHLQTCGCSVVVGSSAEKVNKDVTGSFVLPFRQVMYAPYPTTHIDVDVNTVKQMPPCHEHIYNQRRYMRSELTAFWRATSDEDVAQDTIIHTDESFTPDLNVFQDVLHQDTLVKAFLDQVFHLKPGLSLRSVFLAQFLLVLHRKALTLIKYIEDDTQKGKKPFKSLRNLKIDLDLTAEGDLNIIMALAEKLKPGLHSFLFGQPFYTSVQEHDVLMAF from the exons ATGTCTGCTCTgtgtcctcctccttctcctgcagtTGCTAAGACAGAGATTGCATTGAGTGGAGAGTCACCCTTACTGGCTGCTACCTTTGCATACTGGGACAATATCCTTGGTCCTAGGGTGAGACACATATGGGCCCCCAAAACTGAGCAGCAGCTTCTCAGTGATGGCGAGATAACGTTTCTTGCAAACCATACGCTGAATGGAGAAATCCTTCGCAATGCTGAAAGTGGTGCAATTGATGTgaagttttttgttttggctgagaAAGGCGTCATTATCGTCTCCTTAATTTTTGACGGGAACTGGAATGGGGACAGAAGTACATATGGACTATCAATAATACTTCCACAAAGTGAACTTAGTTTCTACCTCCCCCTTCATAGAGTATGTGTTGACAGACTGACACATATTATAAGAAAAGGAAGGATATGGATGCATAAG GAAAGGCAAGAACAATACCAGAAGGCTGTAATGGAAGGCACAGAGAGAATGGAAGATCAG GGACAGAGCATAATTCCAATGCTGACGAGTGAAGTTATTCCAGTAATGGAACTCCTTTCATCTATGAAATCACACAGTGTTCCAGAAGAAGTAGAT ATAAGAGATACAGTGCTTAGTGATGATGACATTGGAGACAGCTGCCATGAAGGTTTCTTGCTTAA AGCCATCAGTTCACACTTGCAGACCTGTGGCTGTTCAGTGGTTGTAGGAAGCAGCGCAGAAAAGGTCAATAAG GATGTGACCGGAAGCTTTGTGTTGCCTTTCCGTCAAGTAATGTATGCTCCATATCCTACCACACACATAGATGTGGATGTCAACACAGTAAAACAGATGCCTCCGTGTCATGAACATATCTATAACCAGCGACGATACATGAGATCTGAACTAACAGCATTTTGGAGAGCTACTTCCGATGAAGATGTGGCCCAGGATACCATTATCCACACAGATGAAAGCTTCACTCCTGACTT GAATGTTTTCCAAGATGTTCTGCACCAAGATACTCTGGTAAAAGCCTTCCTCGATCAG GTATTTCATTTGAAACCTGGATTGTCTCTGAGGAGTGTATTCCTTGCCCAGTTCCTCTTAGTCCTTCACAGAAAAGCCTTAACTCTCATCAAGTACATAGAAGATGATAC GCAGAAAGGTAAAAAGCCTTTTAAATCTCTCCGGAACTTGAAGATTGATCTGGATTTAACAGCAGAGGGCGATCTTAACATAATAATGGCTTTAGCTGAGAAGCTCAAACCTGGTTTACATTCGTTTCTCTTTGGCCAACCTTTCTACACTAGTGTGCAAGAACATGATGTCCTAATGGCATTTTAA
- the C9orf72 gene encoding guanine nucleotide exchange factor C9orf72 homolog isoform X2: MSALCPPPSPAVAKTEIALSGESPLLAATFAYWDNILGPRVRHIWAPKTEQQLLSDGEITFLANHTLNGEILRNAESGAIDVKFFVLAEKGVIIVSLIFDGNWNGDRSTYGLSIILPQSELSFYLPLHRVCVDRLTHIIRKGRIWMHKERQEQYQKAVMEGTERMEDQGQSIIPMLTSEVIPVMELLSSMKSHSVPEEVDIRDTVLSDDDIGDSCHEGFLLKAISSHLQTCGCSVVVGSSAEKVNKIVRTLCLFLTSAERKCSRLCRNETSFKYESGLFVQGLLKDVTGSFVLPFRQVMYAPYPTTHIDVDVNTVKQMPPCHEHIYNQRRYMRSELTAFWRATSDEDVAQDTIIHTDESFTPDLNVFQDVLHQDTLVKAFLDQVFHLKPGLSLRSVFLAQFLLVLHRKALTLIKYIEDDTQKGKKPFKSLRNLKIDLDLTAEGDLNIIMALAEKLKPGLHSFLFGQPFYTSVQEHDVLMAF, encoded by the exons ATGTCTGCTCTgtgtcctcctccttctcctgcagtTGCTAAGACAGAGATTGCATTGAGTGGAGAGTCACCCTTACTGGCTGCTACCTTTGCATACTGGGACAATATCCTTGGTCCTAGGGTGAGACACATATGGGCCCCCAAAACTGAGCAGCAGCTTCTCAGTGATGGCGAGATAACGTTTCTTGCAAACCATACGCTGAATGGAGAAATCCTTCGCAATGCTGAAAGTGGTGCAATTGATGTgaagttttttgttttggctgagaAAGGCGTCATTATCGTCTCCTTAATTTTTGACGGGAACTGGAATGGGGACAGAAGTACATATGGACTATCAATAATACTTCCACAAAGTGAACTTAGTTTCTACCTCCCCCTTCATAGAGTATGTGTTGACAGACTGACACATATTATAAGAAAAGGAAGGATATGGATGCATAAG GAAAGGCAAGAACAATACCAGAAGGCTGTAATGGAAGGCACAGAGAGAATGGAAGATCAG GGACAGAGCATAATTCCAATGCTGACGAGTGAAGTTATTCCAGTAATGGAACTCCTTTCATCTATGAAATCACACAGTGTTCCAGAAGAAGTAGAT ATAAGAGATACAGTGCTTAGTGATGATGACATTGGAGACAGCTGCCATGAAGGTTTCTTGCTTAA AGCCATCAGTTCACACTTGCAGACCTGTGGCTGTTCAGTGGTTGTAGGAAGCAGCGCAGAAAAGGTCAATAAG ATAGTGCGGACGCTGTGCTTGTTTCTTACTTCTGCAGAACGGAAGTGTTCTCGCCTCTGCAGAAATGAAACCTCTTTCAAGTATGAGTCAGGCCTGTTTGTGCAAGGATTGCTCAAG GATGTGACCGGAAGCTTTGTGTTGCCTTTCCGTCAAGTAATGTATGCTCCATATCCTACCACACACATAGATGTGGATGTCAACACAGTAAAACAGATGCCTCCGTGTCATGAACATATCTATAACCAGCGACGATACATGAGATCTGAACTAACAGCATTTTGGAGAGCTACTTCCGATGAAGATGTGGCCCAGGATACCATTATCCACACAGATGAAAGCTTCACTCCTGACTT GAATGTTTTCCAAGATGTTCTGCACCAAGATACTCTGGTAAAAGCCTTCCTCGATCAG GTATTTCATTTGAAACCTGGATTGTCTCTGAGGAGTGTATTCCTTGCCCAGTTCCTCTTAGTCCTTCACAGAAAAGCCTTAACTCTCATCAAGTACATAGAAGATGATAC GCAGAAAGGTAAAAAGCCTTTTAAATCTCTCCGGAACTTGAAGATTGATCTGGATTTAACAGCAGAGGGCGATCTTAACATAATAATGGCTTTAGCTGAGAAGCTCAAACCTGGTTTACATTCGTTTCTCTTTGGCCAACCTTTCTACACTAGTGTGCAAGAACATGATGTCCTAATGGCATTTTAA
- the C9orf72 gene encoding guanine nucleotide exchange factor C9orf72 homolog isoform X1 gives MVSDLYNVTAEVAMSALCPPPSPAVAKTEIALSGESPLLAATFAYWDNILGPRVRHIWAPKTEQQLLSDGEITFLANHTLNGEILRNAESGAIDVKFFVLAEKGVIIVSLIFDGNWNGDRSTYGLSIILPQSELSFYLPLHRVCVDRLTHIIRKGRIWMHKERQEQYQKAVMEGTERMEDQGQSIIPMLTSEVIPVMELLSSMKSHSVPEEVDIRDTVLSDDDIGDSCHEGFLLKAISSHLQTCGCSVVVGSSAEKVNKIVRTLCLFLTSAERKCSRLCRNETSFKYESGLFVQGLLKDVTGSFVLPFRQVMYAPYPTTHIDVDVNTVKQMPPCHEHIYNQRRYMRSELTAFWRATSDEDVAQDTIIHTDESFTPDLNVFQDVLHQDTLVKAFLDQVFHLKPGLSLRSVFLAQFLLVLHRKALTLIKYIEDDTQKGKKPFKSLRNLKIDLDLTAEGDLNIIMALAEKLKPGLHSFLFGQPFYTSVQEHDVLMAF, from the exons ATG GTTTCAGACCTCTATAATGTGACAGCTGAGGTTGCCATGTCTGCTCTgtgtcctcctccttctcctgcagtTGCTAAGACAGAGATTGCATTGAGTGGAGAGTCACCCTTACTGGCTGCTACCTTTGCATACTGGGACAATATCCTTGGTCCTAGGGTGAGACACATATGGGCCCCCAAAACTGAGCAGCAGCTTCTCAGTGATGGCGAGATAACGTTTCTTGCAAACCATACGCTGAATGGAGAAATCCTTCGCAATGCTGAAAGTGGTGCAATTGATGTgaagttttttgttttggctgagaAAGGCGTCATTATCGTCTCCTTAATTTTTGACGGGAACTGGAATGGGGACAGAAGTACATATGGACTATCAATAATACTTCCACAAAGTGAACTTAGTTTCTACCTCCCCCTTCATAGAGTATGTGTTGACAGACTGACACATATTATAAGAAAAGGAAGGATATGGATGCATAAG GAAAGGCAAGAACAATACCAGAAGGCTGTAATGGAAGGCACAGAGAGAATGGAAGATCAG GGACAGAGCATAATTCCAATGCTGACGAGTGAAGTTATTCCAGTAATGGAACTCCTTTCATCTATGAAATCACACAGTGTTCCAGAAGAAGTAGAT ATAAGAGATACAGTGCTTAGTGATGATGACATTGGAGACAGCTGCCATGAAGGTTTCTTGCTTAA AGCCATCAGTTCACACTTGCAGACCTGTGGCTGTTCAGTGGTTGTAGGAAGCAGCGCAGAAAAGGTCAATAAG ATAGTGCGGACGCTGTGCTTGTTTCTTACTTCTGCAGAACGGAAGTGTTCTCGCCTCTGCAGAAATGAAACCTCTTTCAAGTATGAGTCAGGCCTGTTTGTGCAAGGATTGCTCAAG GATGTGACCGGAAGCTTTGTGTTGCCTTTCCGTCAAGTAATGTATGCTCCATATCCTACCACACACATAGATGTGGATGTCAACACAGTAAAACAGATGCCTCCGTGTCATGAACATATCTATAACCAGCGACGATACATGAGATCTGAACTAACAGCATTTTGGAGAGCTACTTCCGATGAAGATGTGGCCCAGGATACCATTATCCACACAGATGAAAGCTTCACTCCTGACTT GAATGTTTTCCAAGATGTTCTGCACCAAGATACTCTGGTAAAAGCCTTCCTCGATCAG GTATTTCATTTGAAACCTGGATTGTCTCTGAGGAGTGTATTCCTTGCCCAGTTCCTCTTAGTCCTTCACAGAAAAGCCTTAACTCTCATCAAGTACATAGAAGATGATAC GCAGAAAGGTAAAAAGCCTTTTAAATCTCTCCGGAACTTGAAGATTGATCTGGATTTAACAGCAGAGGGCGATCTTAACATAATAATGGCTTTAGCTGAGAAGCTCAAACCTGGTTTACATTCGTTTCTCTTTGGCCAACCTTTCTACACTAGTGTGCAAGAACATGATGTCCTAATGGCATTTTAA